The genomic segment GTGCACACCGGAAATGAGAAAGGGCCCGAAGGGCCTTCCTTGGAAGGGCGGCGGCGGGAGACGGGCGGGCGCACGCTCGTCGGCGCCAGCCCCGAGGTGCACGTCCGGATGTCCGGCGGGACGGTCGTGATGAACCCGATCAGCGGGACGTACCGCTACCCGGCCGGGGGACCGACGCCGGAGGACCTGCTGGCCTTCCTCGCCGACGGGAAGGAGATCGAGGAGCTCTCGATGGTCGTCGACGAGGAGCTCAAGATGATGTGCACGGTCGGCGACATGGGCGGGGTCGTGGTCGGGCCCCGGCTGAAGGAGATGGCGCACCTCGCGCACACCGAGTACGAACTGCGCGGGCGGTCCTCGCTGGATGTGCGGGAGGTGCTGAAGGAGACGATGTTCGCCGCGACGGTCACCGGGTCGCCGGTGCAGAACGCGTGCCGCGTGATCGAGCGGCACGAGGTGGGTGGGCGCGGGTATTACGCCGGGGCGTTGGCGCTGGTGGGACGGGATTCCGGCGGCGCGCAGACCCTGGACTCGCCGATTCTGATCCGCACCGCCGACATCACGGCGGACGGGCGGCTGAAGGTGCCGGTGGGCGCCACGCTCGTCCGGGGGTCGGATCCGGCGAACGAGGTCGCCGAGACGCACGCCAAGGCGGCGGGGGTGCTGGCCGCGCTGGGGGTACGGCCCGGACGGCCGGGGCGGGAGCGGGTGCGGCCGGGGCTGGCGGAGGACCCCCGGGTGCGGGCCGCGCTGGACGGGCGGCGGGGGTCGTTGGCACCGTTCTGGCTCCGGATGCAGGAGCGGACGGCCGAGTTGGCGGGACATGCGCTCGTCGTGGACGCCGAGGACACGTTCACCGCGATGCTCGCGCATCTGCTGCGGTCGTCGGGGCTGGAGGTGACGGTGCGGCGGTACGACGAGCCGGGGCTGCGGGACGCTGCGCTCGCTCACGCCGGGGTGGTGGTGCTGGGGCCCGGTCCCGGGGATCCGGGGGATGCCGGGGATCCCAAGATGCGCTTCCTGCGGTCGCTGACCGCCGAGCTCTTGCGGGGGCATCGGTACGGGGTGCTCGGGGTGTGTCTCGGGCATGAGCTGATCGCGGCGGAGCTGGGGCTGCGGATCGTGCGGAAGGAGGTGCCGTACCAGGGGGCGCAGACCGGGATCGATCTGTTCGGGCGGGTGGAGACCGTGGGGTTCTACAACAGCTTCGTGGCGTACTGCGACGACGAGGCGGCCGTGGGGTTGGCGGCGCAGGGGGTGGAGGTCAGTCGTAGTGGGGGCGGGGAGGTGCACGCGCTGCGCGGGCCCGGGATCGCGGGGGTGCAGTTCCATCCGGAGTCCGTGCTGACGTTGGACGGGGTGTCCGTGGTGCGTGAGTTGGTGGCGGGGGTTCAGTCCCTGCGCGCGCTCTAGGGTTCCTCGCCCCCGCCGCCCCTGCCCGTCCCATCCCCAGGGGCTGCCGCCCCTTCGACCCCGCTCGGGTGGGTTGTTCGGGTGCGGGTGGGTGGGGCTTCTCGCGCAGTTCCCCGCGCCCCCAAAGGGGCGCGGGGAACTGCGCGAGCGACCACTAACCCGCGCCCCCACCCCCCTCCCGCGTCAGCCTCAGCCTCAGCCGAAGAAGACGCCGACCTCCTCGTAGAGCTTGGGATCCACCGTCTTCAGCCTCGCCGTCGCGTCGGCGATGGGGACGCGGATGATGTCGGTGCCGCGCAGGGCGACCATCTTGCCGAAGTCGCGGTCGTGGACGGCGTCGATGGCGTGGAGGCCGAAGCGGGTGGCGAGCCAGCGGTCGAACGCGGAGGGGGTGCCGCCGCGCTGGACGTGACCTAGGACGGTCGTACGGGCTTCCTTGCCCGTACGCCTCTCGATCTCCTTGGCCAGCCACTCGCCCACGCCGGAGAGGCGGACGTGCCCGAAGGAGTCGAGTGAGCCGTCCTTGAGGACCATCTCGCCGTCCTTCGGCATGGCGCCCTCCGCGACGACCACGATCGGCGCGTACGAGGCCTTGAAGCGGGACGTCACCCAGGCGCACACCTTGTCGACGTCGAAGCGCTGCTCGGGGATGAGGATGACGTTGGCGCCGCCGGCCAGGCCGGAGTGGATGGCGATCCAGCCGGCGTGACGTCCCATCACCTCCACCACCAGGACGCGCATGTGGGACTCGGCGGTGGTGTGCAGGCGGTCGATGGCCTCCGTGGCGATGCCCACCGCCGTGTCGAAGCCGAAGGTGTAGTCCGTGGCGGAGAGGTCGTTGTCGATGGTCTTCGGGACGCCCACGCACGGCACGCCGTACTCGTCCGACAGGCGCGCGGCCACACCGAGCGTGTCCTCGCCGCCGATGGCGATGAGCGCCTCGACCTCCTGCTTGGCGAGGTTGTCCTTGATACGGCGGATGCCGTTCTCCTGCTTGAGCGGGTTGGTGCGCGAGGAGCCGAGGATGGTGCCGCCGCGGGGCAGGATGCCGCGCACGGCGGGGATGTCGAGGCGGACGGTGTCGTTCTCGAGCGGACCCCGCCAGCCGTCCCGGAAGCCGACGAAGTCGTAGCCGTACTCCTGCACGCCCTTGCGGACGACGCCCCGGATGACGGCGTTGAGCCCGGGGCAGTCGCCGCCTCCGGTCAGTACTCCGACGCGCATGGAAATGTCCCTTCGCCGAGGTTGCCTGGTGAGGGCCACGCTAATAGTGATCCAGGTCACTTCGGCATGCACGGGAGGTCAATTCCGGCGAATTGCGGCCGATTGAGGGGGAGTTGACCGGAGTTGATCAAACTCCCTTCACTCTATGGGGTGGTTCATCACGTTTACTCGTCGTCGAGACCGCGCTCTATGGCATAGCGGACCAGTTCCACCCGGTTGTGCAGCTGGAGCTTGCCGAGGGTGTTCTGGACGTGGTTCTGGACCGTGCGGTGCGAGATGACGAGGCGTTCGGCGATCTGCTT from the Streptomyces sp. NBC_00310 genome contains:
- a CDS encoding anthranilate synthase family protein gives rise to the protein MDLTRLLSDDRPFALLRRRTPGLHDHDTVELLIGPVTTYERLADIPDEGLALIPFRQIRERGFDVRDDGTPLSVLVPEESYELPLDRVLAELPAHDVRVEGGGFDVDDEEYAEIVGRVLREEIGRGEGANFVIRRTYEGTVPGFGRADALALFRRLLEGERGAYWTFVVHTGNEKGPEGPSLEGRRRETGGRTLVGASPEVHVRMSGGTVVMNPISGTYRYPAGGPTPEDLLAFLADGKEIEELSMVVDEELKMMCTVGDMGGVVVGPRLKEMAHLAHTEYELRGRSSLDVREVLKETMFAATVTGSPVQNACRVIERHEVGGRGYYAGALALVGRDSGGAQTLDSPILIRTADITADGRLKVPVGATLVRGSDPANEVAETHAKAAGVLAALGVRPGRPGRERVRPGLAEDPRVRAALDGRRGSLAPFWLRMQERTAELAGHALVVDAEDTFTAMLAHLLRSSGLEVTVRRYDEPGLRDAALAHAGVVVLGPGPGDPGDAGDPKMRFLRSLTAELLRGHRYGVLGVCLGHELIAAELGLRIVRKEVPYQGAQTGIDLFGRVETVGFYNSFVAYCDDEAAVGLAAQGVEVSRSGGGEVHALRGPGIAGVQFHPESVLTLDGVSVVRELVAGVQSLRAL
- a CDS encoding 6-phosphofructokinase, which codes for MRVGVLTGGGDCPGLNAVIRGVVRKGVQEYGYDFVGFRDGWRGPLENDTVRLDIPAVRGILPRGGTILGSSRTNPLKQENGIRRIKDNLAKQEVEALIAIGGEDTLGVAARLSDEYGVPCVGVPKTIDNDLSATDYTFGFDTAVGIATEAIDRLHTTAESHMRVLVVEVMGRHAGWIAIHSGLAGGANVILIPEQRFDVDKVCAWVTSRFKASYAPIVVVAEGAMPKDGEMVLKDGSLDSFGHVRLSGVGEWLAKEIERRTGKEARTTVLGHVQRGGTPSAFDRWLATRFGLHAIDAVHDRDFGKMVALRGTDIIRVPIADATARLKTVDPKLYEEVGVFFG